The Aurantiacibacter gangjinensis genome includes a region encoding these proteins:
- a CDS encoding MaoC family dehydratase, translating into MRDGVIEVSPGRFREVQGRYFEDFVEGHVYEHRPGRTITDADNVWFTLLTMNTHPAHFDYELSKDTEFGKPLVVSPFTIALMTGMSVSDTSGKAIANLGWDEVRMTHPLFVGDTLYCESEVLEKRESKSRPNQGIVTFKTTAKNQNGDVCAHYKRTVLVWKRGHGNLDN; encoded by the coding sequence ATGCGTGACGGCGTTATCGAAGTTTCCCCCGGCCGCTTTCGCGAAGTGCAGGGCCGCTATTTCGAGGATTTCGTCGAAGGGCATGTCTACGAACATCGCCCCGGACGGACCATCACCGATGCCGACAATGTGTGGTTCACGCTGTTGACGATGAACACGCACCCCGCGCATTTCGACTACGAACTTTCCAAGGACACCGAATTCGGCAAGCCGCTGGTTGTCAGCCCGTTCACCATCGCGCTGATGACGGGCATGAGTGTTTCCGACACCAGCGGCAAGGCCATCGCCAATCTCGGCTGGGACGAGGTGCGCATGACGCATCCGCTTTTCGTGGGCGATACGCTGTATTGCGAAAGCGAAGTGCTGGAAAAGCGCGAAAGCAAGAGCCGCCCCAACCAGGGCATCGTGACGTTCAAGACCACCGCGAAGAACCAGAACGGCGATGTGTGCGCGCATTACAAGCGCACCGTGCTGGTTTGGAAGCGCGGCCATGGCAATCTGGACAATTAA
- a CDS encoding CaiB/BaiF CoA transferase family protein, with translation MTADLPLKGFRILSAEQYGAGPYGTMHLAQMGADVIKIEPPRRNGKGGGDTARAVGPHFLRDGESLYFQSFNYNKRSLTLDLRTEQGQAVLHSLVAESHAVANNMRGDLPAKLGLDYASLRDINPAVVCAHLSAYGRDNARAKWPGYDYLVQAEAGYCQMTGEPGGEPQRMGLSMVDFMTGCIFTIGLLAALLDAQRSGRGRDVDTDLYSAGLHQTSYPALWYINEGDETQRTPRSAHPTATPSQMFKAKDGWMFVMCQLPKFWDILCERIGREDLLADKRFTTNADRLANRDALTELLDAHFETQPMAHWQELLGGHVPVAPVYELSDALDNPWAHEVGMRQTIAHPDKAAMHTLASPIRLDGQRLENRAAPLLGADTDAILAEVGYDEDAIAALREGGIV, from the coding sequence GTGACGGCTGACCTGCCCCTCAAAGGCTTCCGCATCCTGAGCGCCGAGCAATATGGCGCAGGGCCTTACGGCACGATGCACCTGGCGCAGATGGGCGCCGACGTCATCAAGATCGAACCGCCCCGGCGGAACGGGAAGGGCGGGGGCGATACGGCGCGCGCGGTCGGGCCGCATTTCCTGCGCGACGGCGAAAGCCTCTATTTCCAGAGCTTCAATTACAACAAGCGTTCGCTCACCCTCGACCTGCGAACGGAACAGGGGCAGGCGGTGCTGCACAGCCTTGTGGCAGAGAGCCATGCGGTCGCGAACAATATGCGAGGCGACCTTCCGGCGAAGCTGGGTCTCGATTACGCGTCCCTGCGCGACATCAATCCCGCCGTGGTCTGCGCACATCTGTCCGCCTATGGCCGCGACAATGCGCGCGCCAAATGGCCGGGTTATGATTACCTGGTGCAAGCCGAGGCGGGCTATTGCCAGATGACCGGCGAACCCGGCGGAGAGCCGCAGCGCATGGGGCTTTCCATGGTCGATTTCATGACCGGCTGCATCTTCACCATCGGCCTGCTTGCAGCCCTGCTCGATGCGCAGCGCAGCGGCAGGGGGCGCGATGTCGATACCGATCTCTACTCCGCCGGCCTGCACCAGACCAGCTACCCTGCGCTCTGGTACATAAACGAAGGCGACGAAACCCAGCGCACACCGCGCAGCGCGCATCCCACCGCGACTCCCAGCCAGATGTTCAAGGCCAAGGACGGCTGGATGTTCGTGATGTGCCAGCTCCCCAAGTTCTGGGACATTTTGTGCGAGCGAATCGGGCGTGAAGACCTGCTGGCGGACAAGCGCTTTACGACCAATGCCGATCGCCTCGCCAACCGCGACGCGTTGACCGAACTGCTCGACGCGCATTTCGAAACGCAGCCCATGGCGCATTGGCAGGAGCTGCTCGGCGGCCATGTGCCGGTCGCGCCGGTCTACGAGCTCAGCGACGCGCTCGACAATCCGTGGGCGCACGAGGTGGGCATGCGGCAGACCATAGCCCATCCCGACAAGGCGGCGATGCACACGCTCGCCAGCCCGATCCGGCTGGACGGCCAGCGCCTCGAAAACCGCGCCGCGCCGCTGCTTGGCGCCGATACCGACGCGATCCTGGCCGAAGTCGGCTATGACGAGGATGCCATTGCGGCGCTGCGCGAAGGCGGTATCGTCTAG
- a CDS encoding DUF1838 family protein, with translation MMMGIRKSLAALAAATVLSGMAAAPATAQMLDPNDPDDFNRISARVQCGAEHGDEVVYHFSGNIYSRVPGERDRLLFRGEGMNVRACLFYDDPVRGPGYRIVSREVLFYIDPQTGEIVDTWENPWSGETVDVMQIHNDPVNNGPSWARDEEGNPSRRFGDFRVEGPYVFMPFEVPLFYRNPLAGDYQDYVGNMYHAMEIFDFAANADELFDPVNHPVAYPMVSWVRISQFMPWMEMGGRPGLMVFNFMGRKLPGGFEELPQIMIDEIRENYPEYETAPPLDDTRPNETTWTKFKLLTDRARAEAAANGETGESHSGH, from the coding sequence ATGATGATGGGAATTCGCAAGTCACTCGCCGCGCTCGCCGCAGCCACGGTCCTTTCGGGAATGGCGGCAGCGCCAGCCACCGCGCAAATGCTGGATCCCAACGATCCGGACGATTTCAACCGTATCAGCGCCCGCGTGCAGTGCGGAGCAGAACATGGCGACGAGGTTGTCTACCACTTCTCCGGCAACATCTATTCGCGCGTGCCGGGAGAGCGGGACCGTCTGCTGTTCCGTGGCGAAGGCATGAATGTGCGCGCCTGCCTGTTCTATGACGATCCCGTGCGCGGCCCCGGCTATCGCATCGTCAGCCGCGAGGTGCTGTTTTACATCGACCCGCAGACCGGCGAGATCGTGGATACGTGGGAAAATCCGTGGAGCGGCGAGACGGTGGACGTCATGCAGATCCACAACGATCCGGTGAATAACGGCCCAAGCTGGGCGCGTGACGAGGAAGGCAATCCCAGCCGCCGCTTCGGCGATTTCCGCGTGGAGGGCCCCTACGTCTTCATGCCGTTCGAAGTGCCGCTCTTCTATCGCAACCCGCTGGCTGGCGATTACCAGGACTATGTCGGCAACATGTATCACGCGATGGAGATTTTCGACTTCGCCGCCAATGCCGACGAGCTGTTCGATCCGGTGAACCATCCGGTGGCCTACCCGATGGTCAGCTGGGTGCGCATTTCGCAATTCATGCCTTGGATGGAAATGGGCGGACGGCCCGGCCTGATGGTGTTCAACTTCATGGGTCGCAAGCTGCCCGGCGGGTTCGAGGAATTGCCGCAGATAATGATCGACGAGATCCGCGAGAACTACCCCGAATACGAAACCGCGCCGCCGCTGGACGATACTCGTCCCAATGAAACGACGTGGACCAAGTTCAAGCTGCTGACCGACCGTGCCCGCGCCGAGGCTGCGGCGAATGGCGAAACGGGCGAAAGCCATTCCGGTCACTGA
- a CDS encoding TonB-dependent receptor — translation MLKVRLLTSTAKPMMLAIAGTALMAGVPALAQDTVGQPEQTEEDDELVDNAIIVTAQRREQDLQDVPAAVTALGGDALQDLQIADANDLQNQIPSAVISTGTGTANSARIFFRGIGEDESRGGIDPAVGIYIDNVYLGRTVGSLVDLLDIDQVEVLRGPQGTLYGRNTTGGAIKVSSVRPQLDENTFEAELGYGNYDRFQGRVIGNVAIGDSTALRFAALRRERDGYFTLNPNGDFANLAGTTVGDEEVTSLRASLYSELTENFSFLAIVDYTDDNSDPVPSSILDETDFAGIVTDRDGDIFTVEPAPGVTCSQFTPAGFQPVGCFTDFRSDVEAFGVSFQAMLEYDNFSITSITAYRTLEDELSTHISFPFFQQTDQDQFSQELLINAEIGDIFNLTTGAYYYTEDAFIAFDFIFPFDIDVQTESFALFGQGTVELGALNLTGGLRWTTEDRTVLSNAGGPLAGFGTGIENDFDTDNITWTAKVDYSLTDDLLLYASYSTGFKTPGGSPDCFSPLACFAPVDEESLDSIEGGVRAQFFDGRGTFNATYFYNDYSGLQIGGTLPNGAFTRINAGEAEIQGVEIEASIRPVSGLTIYGNASWIDGEYTEVNFNQAGLLTNSTATAAGPTCGGATPGSANYEQQIVDCALDLSLKNAPEWKGLIGFNYDIFTGPGDVFFGADFAWEDESFALVSNTPGSLVDPGLRIDARIGFETANERWRFTLWGKNLTDRDYWRATTSVNQVYAAPPLTFGVDVGFRFN, via the coding sequence ATGTTGAAGGTCCGCCTGCTGACGAGCACAGCAAAGCCGATGATGCTGGCCATTGCCGGAACCGCACTGATGGCGGGTGTGCCTGCCCTCGCGCAGGACACCGTCGGCCAGCCCGAGCAGACCGAAGAGGACGACGAGCTCGTCGATAACGCGATCATCGTGACCGCACAGCGCCGCGAGCAGGACTTGCAGGATGTGCCCGCCGCCGTGACCGCCCTTGGCGGCGACGCGCTGCAGGATTTGCAGATTGCCGATGCCAACGACCTGCAGAACCAGATCCCCAGCGCAGTGATCTCCACCGGCACGGGCACCGCCAACTCGGCCCGCATCTTCTTCCGCGGTATCGGCGAGGACGAATCGCGCGGCGGGATCGACCCGGCCGTCGGCATCTATATCGATAATGTCTATCTCGGCCGCACCGTCGGCTCGCTGGTGGACCTGCTGGACATCGACCAGGTCGAAGTGCTGCGCGGCCCGCAGGGCACGCTCTATGGTCGCAACACCACTGGCGGCGCGATCAAGGTCAGCTCGGTGCGCCCGCAGCTCGACGAGAACACCTTCGAGGCGGAACTTGGCTACGGCAATTACGACCGCTTCCAGGGCCGCGTGATCGGCAATGTCGCCATCGGTGACAGCACGGCATTGCGCTTTGCCGCTTTGCGCCGTGAACGCGACGGCTATTTCACGCTCAACCCCAATGGCGACTTCGCCAATCTTGCCGGCACCACGGTGGGTGACGAGGAAGTGACCTCGCTGCGCGCCAGCCTTTATAGCGAGCTGACCGAAAACTTCAGCTTCCTTGCCATCGTCGACTATACCGATGACAATTCCGATCCCGTGCCCAGCTCGATCCTAGACGAGACGGATTTCGCAGGCATTGTGACCGACCGCGATGGCGACATCTTCACAGTGGAGCCGGCTCCCGGCGTGACCTGTTCGCAATTCACGCCAGCCGGTTTCCAGCCCGTAGGCTGCTTCACGGATTTCCGCAGCGATGTGGAAGCTTTCGGCGTGTCTTTCCAAGCCATGCTGGAATATGACAATTTCTCGATCACCTCGATCACCGCCTACCGCACGCTGGAGGACGAGCTGTCGACGCACATCTCCTTCCCCTTCTTCCAGCAGACGGACCAGGACCAGTTCAGCCAGGAATTGCTGATCAACGCCGAAATCGGCGACATCTTCAACCTGACGACGGGTGCTTATTACTACACCGAAGACGCCTTTATCGCCTTCGATTTCATCTTCCCCTTCGATATCGACGTGCAGACGGAAAGCTTCGCGCTCTTCGGGCAGGGAACGGTGGAACTCGGCGCGCTCAACCTGACGGGCGGCCTGCGCTGGACGACGGAAGACCGCACCGTGCTGAGCAATGCGGGCGGCCCGCTGGCAGGCTTCGGCACAGGGATCGAGAACGATTTCGATACCGATAACATCACCTGGACGGCCAAGGTCGACTATTCGCTGACCGACGACCTGTTGCTTTATGCTTCCTATTCCACCGGCTTCAAGACGCCGGGCGGATCGCCGGACTGCTTCAGCCCGCTGGCCTGTTTCGCGCCGGTGGATGAAGAAAGCCTCGACAGCATTGAGGGCGGCGTGCGCGCGCAGTTCTTCGACGGGCGCGGTACGTTCAACGCCACCTATTTCTACAACGATTACTCCGGCCTGCAGATTGGCGGCACCCTGCCCAATGGCGCTTTCACCCGTATCAATGCGGGCGAGGCCGAAATCCAGGGCGTGGAAATCGAGGCGAGCATTCGCCCCGTTTCCGGCCTGACCATCTACGGCAATGCCAGCTGGATCGACGGCGAATATACCGAGGTCAATTTCAACCAGGCCGGCCTTTTGACCAACTCCACCGCCACCGCTGCAGGGCCGACCTGCGGCGGGGCAACGCCGGGCTCCGCCAATTACGAACAGCAGATCGTGGATTGCGCGCTCGATCTGTCGCTCAAAAACGCGCCCGAATGGAAGGGCCTGATCGGCTTCAATTACGACATTTTCACCGGCCCCGGCGATGTCTTTTTCGGCGCGGATTTTGCCTGGGAAGACGAGAGCTTCGCCCTCGTCTCCAATACGCCGGGCTCGCTGGTCGATCCGGGGCTGCGCATCGATGCACGCATCGGTTTCGAAACGGCGAATGAGCGCTGGCGCTTCACCCTTTGGGGCAAGAACCTGACCGACCGCGATTACTGGCGCGCAACCACCAGCGTAAACCAGGTCTATGCCGCACCGCCGCTGACCTTCGGCGTCGATGTGGGCTTCCGCTTCAACTGA
- a CDS encoding acyl-CoA dehydrogenase family protein produces MATAPLMDAPTRTIDPQEEEAFMDAIDRWLERSVIPVIKHHDHNDIWPEALVHEMADMGLFGATIGQDYGGLGLPATTYAKIVMKISSHWMAITGIFNSHLIMAAAVERFGTEEQKAKWLPKFATGELRGGLALTEPNAGTDLQAIRTTARRDGDDYIINGTKTWISNAVNGDCFALIAKTDPDADPRYKGMSLFIVDKREGSGLSVGKKFDKLGYKAIDSAELVMEDYRVPADQLIGGVEGQGFFQATGGLELGRINVAARGVGLAEGALRHATQYAQERETMGKPIAQHQAIQLKIGDMATRARAARLLTMDAAEAYDKGERCDMEAGMAKYFASEAATENSQEAMRIYGGYSYSKEYDIERYYRDSLLMCIGEGTNEVQRMIIAKQHLKKNAI; encoded by the coding sequence ATGGCCACCGCCCCCTTGATGGACGCGCCCACCCGCACGATCGACCCGCAAGAGGAAGAGGCGTTCATGGACGCCATCGACCGCTGGCTGGAGCGGTCGGTCATCCCGGTCATCAAGCACCACGACCATAACGATATCTGGCCCGAGGCGCTGGTGCACGAAATGGCCGACATGGGCCTGTTCGGGGCCACGATCGGCCAGGACTATGGCGGGCTGGGCCTGCCGGCGACGACCTATGCCAAGATCGTGATGAAAATCTCCAGCCACTGGATGGCGATCACCGGCATCTTTAACTCGCACCTTATCATGGCCGCCGCGGTCGAGCGGTTCGGCACCGAAGAGCAGAAGGCGAAATGGCTGCCAAAATTTGCGACCGGCGAACTGCGCGGCGGTCTCGCTCTGACCGAACCCAATGCCGGCACGGATCTGCAGGCCATCCGCACCACGGCGCGCCGCGACGGCGACGACTACATCATAAACGGCACGAAGACGTGGATTTCGAACGCGGTGAACGGCGACTGTTTTGCGCTGATCGCAAAGACCGATCCTGATGCCGATCCGCGTTACAAAGGGATGAGCCTGTTCATCGTCGACAAAAGGGAAGGCAGCGGCCTCTCGGTCGGCAAGAAGTTCGACAAGCTCGGCTACAAGGCCATCGATTCCGCCGAGCTTGTGATGGAAGATTATCGCGTGCCCGCAGACCAGCTGATCGGCGGCGTGGAAGGGCAGGGCTTTTTCCAGGCAACCGGCGGGCTGGAACTGGGCCGCATCAATGTCGCCGCGCGCGGGGTCGGTCTGGCAGAGGGCGCGCTGCGCCATGCCACGCAATATGCGCAGGAGCGCGAGACGATGGGTAAGCCTATCGCCCAGCACCAGGCGATCCAGCTGAAAATCGGCGACATGGCCACCCGCGCCCGCGCTGCCCGCCTGCTGACGATGGATGCCGCCGAAGCCTACGACAAGGGCGAGCGCTGCGACATGGAAGCCGGCATGGCGAAGTATTTCGCGTCAGAAGCCGCTACCGAAAACAGCCAGGAAGCCATGCGTATCTACGGCGGCTATTCCTATTCCAAGGAATACGACATCGAACGCTATTACCGCGACAGCCTGCTTATGTGCATCGGCGAGGGCACGAATGAAGTGCAGCGCATGATTATCGCCAAGCAGCATCTCAAGAAAAACGCGATCTGA
- a CDS encoding HpcH/HpaI aldolase/citrate lyase family protein, producing MRRESTDVFAASSLLFVPGGRPDRFAKARAAGAGLTVIDCEDAVPAGEKDAARRAALEAIAGDREGFALRMNGVATDAGQADLAELSATGTLPATMLVPMVESAEELTEIRNTLGERCPRLIPLIETPRGLRHALTIASADKIDAVFFGGGDFAGELGVALSWEPLLLARQQIILACAEARVPAIDVPFIHLDDVDGLAEECRRARALGFAAKAAIHPAQVEAIEAVFSPTQEEIVEAAEALAAFEQAGGRAIRHQGRMLEAPLVKHYRAIIARSQGQIHA from the coding sequence TTGCGGAGAGAATCGACGGACGTGTTTGCCGCCAGCAGCCTTCTTTTTGTGCCCGGCGGCAGGCCGGATCGTTTCGCAAAAGCGCGCGCTGCGGGCGCGGGTTTGACCGTGATCGATTGCGAAGATGCCGTGCCTGCGGGCGAGAAAGATGCCGCGCGCCGCGCCGCGCTGGAAGCGATTGCCGGGGACCGTGAGGGCTTCGCGCTGCGCATGAACGGTGTGGCCACCGATGCGGGGCAGGCAGACCTTGCCGAACTGTCCGCGACCGGTACGCTGCCCGCTACGATGCTTGTCCCCATGGTGGAAAGCGCCGAAGAGCTGACGGAAATCCGCAATACGCTGGGCGAACGCTGCCCGCGCCTGATTCCGCTGATCGAGACGCCGCGCGGCCTGCGCCATGCGCTCACCATTGCCAGCGCGGACAAAATCGACGCCGTGTTCTTCGGCGGCGGCGATTTTGCCGGAGAACTGGGCGTCGCGCTGTCTTGGGAGCCGCTTTTGCTTGCCCGCCAGCAGATCATCCTCGCCTGCGCCGAAGCGCGCGTGCCCGCGATAGATGTGCCCTTCATCCATCTCGACGATGTGGACGGTCTGGCAGAAGAATGCCGCCGCGCCCGCGCGCTGGGCTTCGCTGCCAAAGCGGCCATCCATCCCGCTCAGGTCGAGGCCATCGAGGCGGTCTTCTCGCCAACGCAAGAAGAGATCGTGGAAGCGGCAGAAGCGCTCGCCGCCTTCGAACAGGCCGGGGGCCGCGCCATCCGCCATCAGGGGCGGATGCTGGAAGCGCCGCTCGTCAAACATTACCGCGCGATCATCGCGCGCTCACAAGGACAGATCCATGCGTGA
- a CDS encoding LysR family transcriptional regulator, whose product MAKPDLRTAVSRATLDPQKLAHFIAVYDHGTFSGAASANGVSQQAVSKSIARLEEELGVPLFERSSFGATPTRFGEVLARRAHAIVAESRMAAAELEAMRGAGRGYLRVGLGWSLLVRIGPEAVRRFKERHPQVTVSIASGQSGELYRQLAAGDLELVISAPPTALPADSVIERTPLFIERDVLTVRRDHPITRKASLDLEDLTDYSWCISMQLIEQWERVCQTFLSRGIAPPTNIIDLNSILLVKSLIASSNGIGLLSPELFSQENETGLFTLIEDTPFTSERVAYLAVRKETEQQSFARYFRELVHQVWRELVPEEQHVA is encoded by the coding sequence ATGGCCAAGCCGGACCTCCGCACCGCCGTCAGCCGCGCGACGCTCGATCCGCAGAAGCTGGCGCATTTTATTGCCGTCTACGACCACGGCACGTTTTCGGGCGCGGCAAGCGCCAATGGTGTGAGCCAGCAGGCCGTCTCCAAGAGTATCGCACGGCTGGAGGAAGAACTGGGCGTGCCCTTGTTCGAACGGAGCAGTTTCGGTGCAACGCCCACGCGCTTCGGCGAAGTGCTGGCACGCCGTGCGCATGCCATCGTCGCCGAAAGCCGCATGGCTGCTGCCGAGCTCGAAGCGATGCGCGGGGCCGGGCGCGGCTATTTGCGCGTCGGCCTAGGCTGGTCGCTACTTGTTCGGATCGGACCGGAAGCGGTGCGCCGCTTCAAAGAGCGCCATCCGCAGGTCACAGTATCCATCGCCAGCGGCCAATCGGGCGAGCTTTATCGCCAGCTGGCAGCCGGCGATCTGGAACTCGTCATCAGCGCGCCGCCCACTGCCCTTCCCGCCGATAGCGTGATCGAGCGCACTCCGCTTTTCATAGAGCGCGATGTGCTGACCGTGCGCAGGGATCATCCGATCACACGCAAGGCATCGCTCGATCTGGAAGATCTCACCGATTACAGTTGGTGCATCTCGATGCAGCTGATCGAGCAATGGGAGCGCGTATGCCAGACCTTCCTGTCGCGCGGTATCGCGCCGCCCACCAATATCATCGACCTGAATTCGATCCTGCTGGTCAAGTCGCTTATCGCCTCCAGTAACGGGATCGGATTGCTGTCGCCCGAGCTGTTCTCGCAAGAGAACGAGACCGGGCTTTTCACACTGATCGAGGATACCCCCTTCACGTCGGAGCGCGTTGCCTATCTGGCCGTGCGCAAGGAAACCGAGCAGCAGAGCTTTGCCCGTTATTTCCGCGAATTGGTGCATCAGGTGTGGCGCGAACTGGTGCCCGAAGAACAGCATGTCGCCTGA
- a CDS encoding TonB-dependent receptor: protein MKTYLKTALLAATVMSSTTAFAQETGVTEESADDDRTGNQIIVTARKREETVQEVPTTVAVTTAETIEALGLDNLQDIARTTPGLIFDDSLGRDGNRPVIRGQANILGDSGVAYFIDGIYYTGSLADYDVDTIERIEVVKGPQSALYGRNTYSGAINIISRAPTDFWEGRVTADISENDRYELTAGLRGPVSDGLSLGINGRYFTNGGEFVNQFDGETVGQQESYSLSSILRWDNGGDFRAQLRGYYNRTDDGQPAIFSQPTTENNCIFDDGALYGGGGRYFCGVIEPGEINTDYTRQFANPEDVGIEADTYNVSLRMEYDLTPDLTLVSLSGYNDRTQTTLTDGDYGPNSFQTAVFARFPAGPPDFSSGRPVFPFAFVGTTVDFSFANRREVSDFSQELRLEYQGDLFDFILGGYYFDQSDDNFSIREVPADAAARAGASFGAAFANEQAICAANPICGSVVPFFGPSTPEDRSENLFDIRNIASFAALTIHVTPTFNIGLEGRYSEETIEEEIYDFDEGDPRPVPIVAQQVYRSFTPRVTLDWAVTPDHLLYGIYAEGQKPGGFNGALAIAAGVPTYDEENNTSWEIGSKNALFNDNVIFNIAGFYTDIEGYQLTQNISVPPNQVSTIVNAGDAEILGLEVETIARLGDNITLTANYALADSEFTSGFDENEGVLNDVRDNGLVDCSIGDEFPDVPDCQSLFGSIEGRRIPRAPVHRIFADAAFTMPLGASDWNLFAGGNVTYTSSSFAQVHNLAETGDSTVVDFRAGVENGRYRLHFYVDNAFDEDAVGQILRYADADNNFRRSFVAGLRPGRRFGVILSAGF, encoded by the coding sequence ATGAAAACATACCTGAAAACCGCTCTGCTTGCCGCCACGGTGATGAGCTCTACCACGGCGTTTGCGCAGGAAACCGGCGTCACCGAAGAGAGCGCGGACGACGATCGCACCGGCAACCAGATCATCGTGACCGCGCGTAAGCGTGAGGAGACGGTGCAGGAAGTGCCGACCACGGTCGCCGTTACCACTGCGGAGACGATCGAGGCGTTGGGCCTCGACAATCTTCAGGATATCGCCCGCACCACGCCCGGCCTGATTTTCGATGACAGCCTGGGCCGCGACGGCAATCGCCCGGTGATCCGCGGGCAGGCCAACATCCTCGGCGACTCAGGCGTCGCCTATTTCATCGACGGCATCTATTACACGGGCAGCCTTGCCGATTACGATGTCGATACGATTGAACGGATCGAAGTGGTCAAAGGCCCGCAAAGCGCGCTGTATGGTCGCAACACCTATTCCGGCGCGATCAACATCATTTCGCGCGCGCCCACCGATTTCTGGGAAGGCCGCGTTACCGCCGATATCTCCGAAAATGACCGGTACGAGCTGACCGCCGGCCTTCGCGGCCCGGTGTCGGACGGCCTCTCGCTGGGCATCAACGGCCGCTATTTCACCAATGGCGGCGAGTTCGTGAACCAGTTCGATGGCGAGACGGTGGGCCAGCAGGAAAGCTATTCGCTTTCCAGCATCCTGCGCTGGGACAATGGCGGCGATTTCCGCGCCCAGCTGCGCGGCTATTACAACCGTACCGATGATGGCCAGCCCGCGATCTTCTCGCAGCCGACCACGGAGAACAACTGCATCTTCGATGATGGCGCGCTGTATGGCGGCGGTGGCCGCTATTTCTGCGGCGTGATCGAGCCGGGCGAGATCAACACCGATTACACACGCCAGTTCGCCAATCCCGAAGATGTCGGCATCGAAGCGGACACGTACAATGTCAGCCTGCGCATGGAATACGACCTGACGCCGGACCTCACGCTGGTCTCGCTGTCGGGCTATAACGACCGCACCCAAACGACGCTGACCGATGGCGATTACGGCCCGAACAGCTTCCAGACGGCTGTTTTCGCGCGCTTTCCTGCCGGTCCGCCTGATTTTTCCAGCGGTCGTCCGGTTTTCCCATTTGCGTTCGTAGGAACGACGGTCGACTTCAGCTTCGCCAATCGCCGTGAAGTCAGCGATTTTTCGCAGGAGCTGCGGCTGGAATATCAGGGCGACCTGTTCGATTTCATCCTCGGCGGATATTATTTCGACCAGAGCGATGACAACTTCTCGATCCGCGAAGTGCCAGCAGATGCAGCGGCGCGTGCAGGGGCCAGCTTCGGCGCAGCCTTCGCGAACGAGCAGGCGATTTGCGCTGCCAATCCGATCTGCGGGTCGGTAGTTCCGTTCTTCGGCCCCTCCACGCCGGAGGACCGCAGCGAGAACCTGTTCGACATCCGCAACATCGCCAGCTTCGCGGCGCTCACCATCCATGTGACGCCGACTTTCAATATCGGCCTTGAGGGTCGCTATTCCGAAGAGACGATCGAAGAGGAAATCTACGATTTCGATGAAGGCGATCCGCGTCCTGTCCCTATCGTCGCGCAGCAGGTCTACCGCTCGTTCACGCCGCGCGTGACGCTCGACTGGGCGGTGACGCCCGATCACCTGCTTTATGGCATCTATGCTGAGGGGCAGAAGCCGGGCGGCTTCAATGGCGCGTTGGCCATCGCCGCGGGCGTCCCGACATATGACGAGGAAAACAACACGAGTTGGGAAATCGGCAGCAAGAACGCGCTGTTCAATGACAATGTGATCTTCAACATTGCCGGGTTCTACACCGACATCGAAGGCTACCAGCTGACGCAGAACATTTCCGTTCCGCCGAATCAGGTCAGCACGATCGTCAATGCGGGCGATGCCGAAATCCTCGGCCTGGAGGTCGAAACGATTGCGCGCCTAGGGGACAACATCACGCTCACGGCCAACTATGCGCTCGCCGACAGCGAGTTCACCTCCGGCTTCGACGAGAACGAAGGCGTGCTCAACGATGTGCGCGACAATGGCCTTGTCGATTGCTCCATCGGTGACGAGTTCCCCGATGTGCCGGACTGCCAGAGCCTGTTCGGCAGCATCGAGGGGCGCCGCATTCCGCGCGCGCCGGTGCATCGGATTTTCGCCGATGCCGCTTTCACCATGCCGCTGGGCGCCAGCGACTGGAACCTGTTTGCCGGCGGCAATGTGACCTACACATCCAGCAGCTTCGCGCAGGTCCACAACCTTGCAGAAACGGGAGATTCGACCGTCGTGGATTTCCGCGCCGGGGTGGAGAACGGGCGCTATCGCCTGCATTTCTACGTCGATAATGCCTTCGATGAAGACGCTGTCGGTCAGATCCTTCGCTATGCGGATGCCGACAACAATTTCCGCCGCAGCTTCGTCGCGGGCCTACGCCCGGGACGCCGCTTCGGGGTGATCCTCTCGGCAGGATTCTAA